A genomic stretch from Eptesicus fuscus isolate TK198812 chromosome 15, DD_ASM_mEF_20220401, whole genome shotgun sequence includes:
- the GADD45G gene encoding growth arrest and DNA damage-inducible protein GADD45 gamma: MTLEEIRGQDAVPESTTRMQGAGKALHELLLSAQRQGCLTAGVYESAKVLNVDPDNVTFCVLAADEEDEGDIALQIHFTLIQAFCCENDIDIVRVGDVQRLAAIVGAGDEAGAPGDLHCILISNPHEDAWKDPALEKLSLFCEESRSVNDWVPSITLPE; the protein is encoded by the exons ATGACTCTGGAAGAAATCCGCGGCCAGGACGCGGTTCCTGAAAGCACAACCAG GATGCAGGGCGCCGGGAAAGCGCTGCACGAGCTGCTGCTGTCGGCGCAGCGCCAGGGCTGCCTCACCGCCGGCGTCTACGAGTCCGCCAAGGTCCTGAACGT CGACCCCGACAACGTAACCTTCTGCGTGCTGGCCGCCGACGAGGAGGACGAGGGCGACATTGCGCTGCAGATCCACTTCACGCTGATCCAGGCCTTTTGCTGCGAGAACGACATCGACATCGTGCGTGTGGGCGACGTGCAGCGGCTGGCGGCCATCGTGGGCGCCGGCGACGAGGCGGGCGCGCCCGGAGACCTTCACTGCATCCTCATTTCG AACCCCCATGAGGACGCATGGAAGGACCCCGCCTTGGAAAAGCTCAGCCTGTTCTGCGAAGAGAGCCGCAGTGTGAATGACTGGGTGCCCAGTATCACCCTCCCCGAGTGA